Proteins from one Microbacterium proteolyticum genomic window:
- a CDS encoding carbohydrate ABC transporter permease — translation MSRLAVRRWTVGSIAILVSVVVFLVPFAFILVTAAKTAPEASALAFTWPTEWQLWDNVAAVLADRNGILVRAFVNSIVLTVASVIIMVILAAMVGYVLQRKKSRWNPLINFFVLAGLIVPPAVVPTIWVLQGLGMFKTLGGLILIEATFGLSFCILLFRAFVATIPRELDEAALIDGAGPIRLFFRIVLPLLKPVIVTVIVVQSVAVFNDFANPLYFLPGDANATVQLTLYAYASSSTSAGQFNLLFADILLITIPPLVMYVFFNRQIVAGMTSGAIKG, via the coding sequence ATGAGCCGCCTCGCCGTCCGACGCTGGACCGTCGGGTCGATCGCCATCCTGGTCTCGGTCGTCGTCTTCCTCGTCCCCTTCGCCTTCATCCTGGTCACAGCCGCCAAAACGGCGCCCGAGGCGTCAGCTCTGGCCTTCACCTGGCCCACCGAGTGGCAGCTGTGGGACAACGTCGCCGCGGTGCTGGCCGATCGCAACGGCATCCTGGTCCGTGCCTTCGTCAACAGCATCGTGCTCACGGTCGCGAGCGTGATCATCATGGTGATCCTCGCCGCCATGGTCGGTTATGTGCTGCAGCGGAAGAAGTCCCGGTGGAACCCGCTCATCAACTTCTTCGTGCTCGCCGGCCTCATCGTGCCGCCCGCCGTCGTGCCGACCATCTGGGTGCTCCAAGGACTCGGGATGTTCAAGACGCTGGGCGGACTCATCCTCATCGAGGCCACGTTCGGTCTGTCGTTCTGCATCCTGCTGTTCCGCGCGTTCGTCGCCACAATCCCGCGCGAACTCGATGAGGCGGCCCTGATCGACGGCGCGGGTCCGATCCGGCTGTTCTTCCGCATCGTGCTTCCGCTGCTGAAGCCCGTCATCGTCACGGTCATCGTGGTGCAGTCCGTGGCGGTGTTCAACGACTTCGCCAACCCGCTCTACTTTCTCCCCGGAGACGCGAACGCCACCGTGCAGCTGACGCTCTACGCGTACGCCTCCAGCTCCACCAGCGCGGGCCAGTTCAACCTGCTCTTCGCCGACATCCTCCTCATCACCATCCCCCCGCTCGTCATGTACGTCTTCTTCAACCGCCAGATCGTGGCGGGCATGACCAGCGGAGCGATCAAGGGCTGA
- a CDS encoding ABC transporter substrate-binding protein yields the protein MSSFISPRRTVLAVAATAIAATTLAGCSGSSGSTTADGKVEISFLTTNGDDAIATGNALIAAFQKANPDVTVTLNTRPGGTEGDNLVKTQLSTGEMDDVFFYNTGSLFQALNPDQTLANLADESWASEVTDNFKTVVSTDNGTYGAPLGTSMAGGIAYNTKVFADLGLSVPTDWSSLVADAEKIKAAGITPIEQTYGDTWTSQLFLLADFGNVLTQDKNWAEDFTANKAKFAQEPALAGFTHLQEAFDKGLFNADFASATAADGSAALATGKAAMYPMLSSAVLSNITQSNPDAVKDIGFFALPADKAANTTLTVWEPSAVYIPKTTEGAKLEAAKKFVAFVNSPDGCDVQNKNFVAGGPYTISSCSVPADAAPLVAEIQKYVDAGKSAPALEFLSPVKGPNLENIAISVGSGISSAQDGAAAYDEDVKKQAQQLGLAGW from the coding sequence GTGTCCTCATTCATCAGCCCTCGTCGCACGGTGCTCGCCGTCGCCGCGACAGCGATCGCCGCCACCACGCTCGCCGGGTGCTCCGGGTCGTCGGGGTCCACCACAGCCGACGGCAAGGTGGAGATCTCGTTCCTCACGACCAACGGCGACGACGCGATCGCCACCGGGAACGCCCTCATCGCCGCCTTCCAGAAGGCCAACCCCGACGTCACGGTCACGCTCAACACCCGCCCGGGCGGCACCGAGGGTGACAACCTCGTCAAGACCCAGCTGTCGACGGGCGAAATGGACGACGTGTTCTTCTACAACACGGGATCGCTCTTCCAGGCGCTGAACCCCGACCAGACCCTCGCGAACCTCGCGGACGAGTCGTGGGCATCCGAGGTCACCGACAACTTCAAGACCGTCGTCTCGACCGACAACGGCACGTATGGTGCGCCGCTGGGAACCTCGATGGCCGGCGGCATCGCCTACAACACCAAGGTGTTCGCCGACCTCGGTCTGAGCGTCCCCACCGACTGGTCCTCGCTGGTCGCGGATGCCGAGAAGATCAAAGCGGCCGGCATCACGCCGATCGAGCAGACCTACGGCGACACCTGGACCTCGCAGCTGTTCCTCCTCGCCGACTTCGGCAACGTGCTCACCCAGGACAAGAACTGGGCCGAGGACTTCACCGCCAACAAGGCGAAGTTCGCTCAGGAGCCCGCCCTGGCCGGATTCACGCACCTGCAGGAAGCCTTCGACAAGGGCCTCTTCAACGCCGACTTCGCCTCCGCCACCGCGGCGGACGGCTCGGCCGCGCTGGCCACCGGCAAGGCGGCGATGTACCCCATGCTCTCGAGCGCCGTCCTCAGCAACATCACGCAAAGCAACCCCGACGCGGTGAAGGACATCGGCTTCTTCGCCCTGCCCGCCGACAAGGCGGCGAACACCACGCTGACCGTCTGGGAACCGAGCGCCGTCTACATCCCCAAGACCACCGAGGGCGCCAAGCTCGAGGCCGCGAAGAAGTTCGTCGCGTTCGTCAACTCTCCAGACGGGTGCGACGTCCAGAACAAGAACTTCGTCGCCGGCGGCCCCTACACGATCAGCTCCTGCTCGGTGCCCGCGGATGCGGCGCCCCTGGTCGCCGAGATCCAGAAGTACGTCGACGCAGGAAAGAGCGCACCCGCTCTCGAGTTCCTGTCGCCGGTGAAGGGACCGAACCTCGAGAACATCGCCATCAGCGTGGGATCGGGCATCTCGTCGGCGCAGGACGGCGCCGCCGCCTACGACGAAGACGTGAAGAAGCAGGCCCAGCAGCTCGGTCTCGCCGGCTGGTGA
- a CDS encoding dihydrolipoamide acetyltransferase family protein, whose translation MTEQTFVLPDVGEGLTEAEIVQWRVAPGDTVAVNDVIVEIETAKSLVELPSPFAGTVGELLATEGATVEVGAPIITIGSADATPPAPAQPTTVPEADDPGGAVLVGYGTGGAVSSRRRKPAERPVKASVGVVAKPPIRKLARDLGVDLAAVSPSGPAGEVTRDDVVKHAEQASVFRNIETPEWGAVREETIPVAAAPAPAPVDDAREESIPVRGVRKATANAMTSSAYSAPHVSVWVDVDASRTMELVKRLKASPDFADVKISPLLIMARAVIWALRRTPMINAAWVDTEDGAQIRVRHYVNLGIAAATPRGLLVPNIKDAQAMNTRELAKALENLTLTAREGKTSPADQVGGTFTITNIGVFGVDAGTPIINPGEAGIIALGAIRQKPWVVDGEVRPRWVTTVSGSFDHRVVDGDGISRFIADVASVLEEPALLLD comes from the coding sequence GTGACCGAGCAGACTTTCGTCCTCCCCGACGTCGGTGAAGGACTCACCGAGGCCGAGATCGTCCAGTGGCGCGTCGCCCCGGGCGACACCGTCGCCGTGAACGACGTGATCGTCGAGATCGAGACGGCGAAGTCGCTCGTCGAGCTGCCGTCGCCCTTCGCCGGCACCGTGGGGGAACTCCTCGCGACCGAGGGGGCCACGGTCGAGGTCGGCGCCCCGATCATCACGATCGGATCGGCGGATGCCACACCCCCGGCGCCCGCGCAGCCGACCACCGTTCCCGAGGCCGACGACCCGGGCGGAGCGGTGCTCGTCGGCTACGGCACCGGCGGCGCCGTCTCGTCGCGGCGGCGGAAGCCCGCGGAGCGCCCGGTCAAGGCATCCGTCGGGGTCGTCGCCAAGCCCCCGATCCGCAAGCTCGCGCGCGACCTCGGCGTCGACCTGGCGGCGGTCAGCCCGAGCGGCCCCGCCGGCGAGGTGACCCGCGACGACGTCGTCAAGCATGCCGAGCAGGCCAGCGTCTTCCGCAACATCGAGACGCCCGAGTGGGGTGCCGTGCGCGAGGAGACGATCCCGGTCGCCGCCGCGCCCGCGCCCGCGCCGGTCGACGACGCCCGCGAAGAATCGATCCCGGTCCGCGGCGTCCGCAAGGCCACGGCGAACGCGATGACGTCGAGCGCGTACTCGGCCCCGCACGTCTCGGTGTGGGTCGACGTCGACGCGTCCCGAACGATGGAGCTGGTGAAGCGGCTGAAGGCCTCGCCGGACTTCGCCGACGTGAAGATCTCGCCGCTGCTGATCATGGCGCGCGCCGTGATCTGGGCGCTCCGCCGCACGCCGATGATCAACGCCGCGTGGGTCGACACCGAGGACGGCGCGCAGATCCGCGTGCGCCACTACGTCAACCTCGGCATCGCCGCGGCGACCCCGCGCGGCCTGCTGGTGCCGAACATCAAGGACGCGCAGGCGATGAACACCCGCGAGCTCGCCAAGGCGCTCGAGAACCTCACGCTCACCGCGCGCGAGGGCAAGACGAGCCCGGCCGATCAGGTCGGCGGCACGTTCACGATCACGAACATCGGCGTGTTCGGAGTGGATGCCGGTACCCCGATCATCAACCCCGGCGAGGCCGGGATCATCGCGCTGGGGGCCATCCGGCAGAAGCCGTGGGTCGTCGACGGCGAGGTCCGCCCCCGCTGGGTGACCACGGTGTCGGGATCATTCGATCACCGCGTGGTCGACGGCGACGGCATCTCGCGGTTCATCGCCGACGTGGCATCCGTTCTGGAGGAGCCGGCGCTGCTGCTCGACTGA
- a CDS encoding SdpI family protein — protein MIYIEIAVAVLAIAGTVLPAVGKIPRNRIVGVRTRATLASDTAWREGHRAAILPMTLTGGIAIVGGTVLAVLGFVNEPFGVIVLAFILLSGAAWSSAAAWRAIQEASTK, from the coding sequence ATGATTTACATAGAGATCGCTGTCGCCGTACTCGCTATTGCGGGGACCGTACTTCCCGCGGTCGGGAAGATTCCGCGCAACCGCATCGTCGGGGTACGCACGCGAGCCACGCTCGCGAGTGACACCGCTTGGCGGGAGGGGCACCGGGCCGCGATTCTTCCGATGACGTTGACCGGGGGTATCGCAATCGTGGGCGGCACGGTCCTGGCGGTCCTCGGGTTCGTGAACGAACCTTTCGGCGTCATCGTTCTCGCGTTCATCCTTCTTTCGGGCGCGGCCTGGAGCAGTGCGGCAGCGTGGCGAGCAATCCAAGAGGCCTCCACAAAATAG
- a CDS encoding LacI family DNA-binding transcriptional regulator, which produces MLDPAPSAGSPTRAATIEDVARHAGVSRAAVSKVIRDAYGVSDRMRERVTASIETLGYRPRVAARAMRGSTSTIGVQLPQVDNDFFTRILTGAVQSLRESGYQLIIAPMADPVSGTAALESLYDRQVDGIIAVAPAVPQAWLEGLGQRVPLVQVGQHDHPRNYDVVVGDDDEGARLVMEHLFAAGHTRIAHVTNDERVLVEPRTDPHPRRLRVYERLMRERGLEPEVIRIDPAEHDARRTVASLLDRAVRPTALFAGHDSLALSALEVVANRGLGSADFAVVGYDDVPIASHPLIGLTTVDQDGEQMGATAAHLLLERIRGRIEPERRVFSPALRVRATSSPPSVAAR; this is translated from the coding sequence ATGCTCGATCCCGCGCCCTCCGCCGGGTCACCGACCCGGGCGGCGACCATCGAGGATGTCGCCCGTCACGCGGGGGTCTCTCGCGCGGCCGTCTCGAAGGTCATCCGCGACGCCTACGGCGTGAGCGACCGGATGCGCGAACGAGTGACCGCCTCGATCGAGACGCTCGGGTACCGTCCGCGCGTGGCGGCCCGGGCGATGCGCGGGTCCACCTCTACGATCGGTGTGCAGCTCCCGCAGGTGGACAACGATTTCTTCACGCGCATCCTCACCGGCGCCGTGCAGTCGCTGCGCGAGTCGGGATACCAGCTCATCATCGCCCCGATGGCCGACCCGGTCAGCGGAACGGCAGCGCTCGAGAGCCTGTACGACCGACAGGTCGACGGGATTATCGCCGTCGCCCCCGCCGTTCCGCAGGCGTGGCTCGAGGGCCTGGGGCAGCGAGTCCCCCTCGTCCAAGTCGGTCAGCACGACCACCCCCGCAACTACGACGTCGTCGTCGGCGACGACGACGAGGGGGCCCGGCTGGTGATGGAGCACCTGTTCGCCGCGGGACACACGCGGATCGCGCACGTCACGAACGACGAACGGGTCCTGGTCGAGCCCCGCACCGATCCGCACCCCCGACGTCTGCGGGTGTACGAACGGCTCATGCGGGAGCGCGGGCTCGAGCCCGAAGTCATCCGCATCGACCCGGCCGAGCACGACGCGCGCCGCACGGTGGCGAGTCTGCTGGATCGCGCGGTGCGCCCGACGGCCCTGTTCGCCGGACACGACTCGCTCGCGCTGTCGGCGCTGGAGGTCGTCGCGAACCGCGGGCTCGGCTCCGCCGATTTCGCCGTGGTCGGCTATGACGACGTCCCCATCGCCAGCCACCCGCTGATCGGCCTGACCACGGTCGACCAGGACGGGGAGCAGATGGGGGCGACCGCCGCGCACCTGTTGCTGGAACGCATCCGCGGGCGGATCGAGCCCGAGCGGCGGGTCTTCTCCCCCGCCCTGCGGGTGCGGGCAACGAGCAGCCCACCGTCCGTCGCCGCGCGGTGA
- a CDS encoding thiamine pyrophosphate-dependent dehydrogenase E1 component subunit alpha has product MTPSDDPALVRVLAADGTLAPTPEAERYLPLIEALSDAELETFYRDMVSIRAFDVQATNLQRQGQLALWPPSFGQEAAQVGSARAARAQDHIFPSYREHVVTRIRGVDPIDIIRLMRGLTHGGWDPSDPKNGNTHIYTLVLGAQTLHATGLGMGLVFDGKCGTGDPERDEAVIVYYGDGASSQGDVHESMVFAASFQTPEVFFLQNNQWAISVPVATQSRTPLYHRAAGYGIPSVQVDGNDVLASYAVSKLALDEARAGGGPRAIEAMTYRRGAHTTSDDPTKYRTSAEEEAWAHRDPIARLRTFLEARGASQQFFDDADAEGRALADDVRVRTNELGGLPRTHMFESVYSEAHALIQEEQRWLDDYEAAMEGGAQ; this is encoded by the coding sequence ATGACCCCGTCCGACGACCCGGCTCTCGTGCGCGTTCTGGCGGCCGACGGCACCCTCGCGCCCACCCCTGAGGCCGAGCGCTATCTGCCCCTGATCGAGGCCCTCTCCGACGCCGAACTCGAGACCTTCTACCGTGACATGGTCTCGATCCGCGCCTTCGATGTGCAGGCGACGAACCTGCAGCGCCAGGGGCAGCTGGCCCTCTGGCCGCCGTCCTTCGGACAGGAGGCCGCGCAGGTCGGCTCGGCCCGCGCCGCGCGCGCCCAGGACCACATCTTCCCGTCGTACCGCGAGCACGTGGTGACCCGGATCCGCGGCGTCGACCCGATCGACATCATCCGGCTCATGCGCGGGCTCACGCACGGCGGATGGGATCCCTCCGACCCGAAGAACGGCAACACCCACATCTACACGCTGGTGCTCGGCGCCCAGACGCTGCACGCCACGGGCCTGGGCATGGGGCTGGTGTTCGACGGCAAGTGCGGCACCGGAGACCCCGAGCGCGACGAAGCCGTGATCGTCTACTACGGCGACGGCGCGTCCAGCCAGGGCGACGTGCACGAGTCGATGGTGTTCGCCGCCAGCTTCCAGACGCCCGAGGTGTTCTTCCTGCAGAACAACCAGTGGGCCATCTCCGTCCCGGTCGCCACCCAGTCGCGCACCCCGCTCTACCATCGGGCGGCGGGGTACGGCATCCCGAGCGTCCAGGTCGACGGCAACGACGTGCTCGCGAGCTACGCGGTGTCGAAGCTCGCGCTCGACGAGGCCCGCGCGGGCGGTGGCCCCCGCGCGATCGAGGCGATGACGTACCGCCGCGGCGCGCACACCACGAGCGACGACCCCACGAAGTACCGCACCTCCGCCGAAGAAGAGGCGTGGGCGCACCGCGACCCGATCGCCCGCCTCCGCACCTTCCTCGAGGCGCGCGGCGCGTCGCAGCAGTTCTTCGACGACGCGGATGCCGAGGGCCGTGCGCTCGCCGACGACGTGCGCGTGCGCACGAACGAGCTCGGCGGCCTGCCGCGGACGCACATGTTCGAGAGTGTCTATTCCGAGGCGCACGCGCTCATCCAGGAGGAGCAGCGTTGGCTCGATGACTACGAAGCCGCGATGGAAGGGGGAGCGCAGTGA
- a CDS encoding carbohydrate ABC transporter permease — MTHTYATVVPPQARDRRRIRRPVPPAGRKMRSMYPSWFYIPAAALYVVLFAVPTFASFYFSLTRWSLFDVHFIGLDNFVQFFSDPQLSQAVTNTVIYAVVTSGAKVILGLGLAVLLTSEIIGRGYLRAVTFFPVLVSTIGVGLTFKVLLDPFDGLVNGALSVFGIQGPGWLTDPNLALISVAFVDVWKGLGIATLIYIAGIVAIPQEYFEAARVDGASAWKVFRNITFPLSWPATGTVIILSLIGGLRSFDLIWAMTKGGPGFSSDVIASVIYKQYQAGFYGLSTAGNVVLFVVVTAVMIPLSIFINKRSVDS; from the coding sequence ATGACCCACACGTACGCCACCGTGGTGCCGCCGCAGGCACGCGACCGGCGACGGATCCGCCGCCCCGTGCCGCCGGCCGGCCGGAAGATGCGCAGCATGTACCCGTCGTGGTTCTACATCCCGGCGGCGGCGCTGTACGTCGTGCTTTTCGCGGTGCCGACTTTCGCGTCGTTCTACTTCAGCCTGACGCGGTGGTCGCTGTTCGACGTTCACTTCATCGGGCTCGACAACTTCGTGCAGTTCTTCTCGGACCCGCAGCTCTCGCAGGCGGTGACCAACACCGTGATCTACGCGGTCGTCACCAGCGGCGCCAAGGTGATCCTCGGCCTCGGGCTCGCCGTGCTGCTGACCTCGGAGATCATCGGCCGGGGGTACCTGCGCGCGGTCACGTTCTTCCCCGTCCTCGTCTCGACCATCGGCGTCGGCTTGACCTTCAAGGTCTTGCTCGACCCCTTCGACGGTCTGGTCAACGGAGCCCTGTCGGTGTTCGGCATCCAGGGTCCGGGGTGGCTGACCGACCCGAACCTGGCCCTCATCAGCGTCGCCTTCGTCGATGTCTGGAAGGGCCTCGGAATCGCGACGCTGATCTACATCGCCGGCATCGTCGCCATCCCGCAGGAGTACTTCGAGGCCGCGCGCGTGGACGGCGCGAGCGCATGGAAGGTGTTCCGCAACATCACTTTCCCGCTGTCGTGGCCGGCGACCGGAACGGTCATCATCCTGTCGTTGATCGGCGGTCTGCGCTCGTTCGACCTGATCTGGGCCATGACCAAGGGCGGGCCGGGATTCAGCTCGGACGTCATCGCCTCGGTGATCTACAAGCAGTACCAGGCCGGCTTCTACGGTCTGTCGACCGCGGGGAACGTCGTGCTGTTCGTCGTCGTGACCGCCGTGATGATCCCCCTCTCGATCTTCATCAACAAGAGGAGCGTGGACTCATGA
- a CDS encoding alpha-ketoacid dehydrogenase subunit beta — translation MTENLPISRALNAGLRRALETNDRVLLMGEDIGPLGGVFRVTEGLQKDFGPRRVIDSPLAESGIVGTAIGLAMGGFRPVLEIQFDGFVFPAFDQITSQLAKLTNRHEGALQMPVVIRIPYGGHIGAIEHHQESPEAYFTHTPGLRVVSPSTANDAYWMIQQAIDSPDPVIFLEPKAKYWQKGEVETDAPALPLHASRIVRRGTDVTLVGHGAMVTTLLQAASLAESEGTSCEVIDLRSLSPVDYGPLLDSVRRTGRMVYAQEAPGFTSLGSEVAATVMERAFFALEAPVLRVSGFDVPFPPAKLEGTYLPDADRILEAVDRSLAY, via the coding sequence GTGACCGAGAACCTCCCGATCAGTCGCGCCCTCAACGCCGGCCTCCGTCGCGCGCTCGAGACGAACGACCGCGTCCTGCTCATGGGTGAGGACATCGGTCCGCTGGGCGGCGTCTTCCGCGTCACCGAGGGCCTGCAGAAGGACTTCGGGCCGCGCCGCGTCATCGACTCGCCGCTGGCGGAGTCCGGCATCGTCGGCACCGCGATCGGTCTCGCGATGGGGGGCTTCCGCCCCGTCCTCGAGATCCAGTTCGACGGCTTCGTCTTCCCCGCGTTCGACCAGATCACGTCGCAGCTGGCGAAGCTCACGAACCGTCACGAGGGCGCGCTGCAGATGCCGGTTGTCATCCGCATCCCGTACGGCGGGCACATCGGGGCGATCGAGCACCACCAGGAGAGTCCCGAGGCGTACTTCACGCACACGCCGGGCCTCCGGGTCGTGAGCCCCTCGACGGCGAACGACGCGTACTGGATGATCCAGCAGGCGATCGACTCGCCCGACCCGGTGATCTTCCTCGAGCCCAAGGCGAAGTACTGGCAGAAGGGCGAGGTCGAGACCGACGCGCCCGCGCTGCCGCTCCACGCGAGCCGGATCGTCCGCCGCGGCACCGACGTCACGCTCGTCGGCCATGGCGCGATGGTGACGACGCTGCTGCAGGCCGCGTCCCTCGCCGAGAGCGAGGGCACGAGCTGCGAGGTCATCGACCTGCGTTCGCTCTCCCCCGTCGATTACGGCCCGCTGCTGGACTCGGTCCGTCGCACCGGGCGCATGGTCTACGCGCAGGAGGCGCCGGGCTTCACGTCGCTCGGCTCCGAGGTCGCGGCGACCGTCATGGAGAGGGCGTTCTTCGCGCTCGAGGCCCCCGTGCTGCGCGTGTCGGGCTTCGACGTGCCGTTCCCGCCCGCGAAGCTCGAGGGCACGTACCTGCCCGACGCCGACCGCATCCTCGAGGCCGTCGACCGGTCGCTGGCCTACTGA
- a CDS encoding MFS transporter — MPRDENARRRLSRSTPNGAVVAVLALAGLCSSFLFTLVVPIQARLPELLNASRDDTAWVVTSTLLAAAVITPIAGRLGDMYGKRRIVLVLLVVMIAGSVIAALSPGIVGLIVGRALQGAVVGVVPLGISIMRDVLHENRVDSAVALMSATLGVGGAVGLPISALVAESTDWHWLFWIAAALGAVVFLLVLWIVPVSVLRTAGRFDYAGAAGLAVGLIGVLLAVSRGNSWGWTSPLTLGLAAGGILVLLVWGWYELRIDEPLLDLRVAARRPVLLTNLASIAMGFALFTSNVSHPQILELPTATGVGLGLSLLAASLVVMPSGLVMMVLSPISGTLARTIGPRVLLVAGSASLIVAYGFSLMFSTEVWHFVVANILIGFGIGFGYAAMPMLIMRSVPPSETGASNGLNALARSLGTSTSAAVVGVVLATLSTGEGETRVPTAEAFDVSFALGLGAAVVALVLALLIPTRPASSERHPALPE; from the coding sequence ATGCCACGGGATGAGAACGCGCGAAGAAGACTGTCCCGAAGCACCCCGAACGGCGCCGTGGTCGCCGTTCTCGCCCTCGCCGGTCTGTGCTCGTCGTTCCTGTTCACCCTCGTGGTGCCCATCCAGGCGAGGCTGCCGGAGCTGCTGAACGCGTCCCGCGACGACACCGCGTGGGTCGTGACCTCTACGTTGCTCGCCGCCGCCGTCATCACCCCGATCGCGGGACGCCTCGGCGACATGTACGGCAAGCGACGGATCGTCCTCGTGCTCCTGGTGGTGATGATCGCCGGGTCGGTGATCGCCGCGCTCTCGCCCGGCATCGTCGGGTTGATCGTGGGGCGTGCCCTGCAGGGTGCGGTGGTCGGCGTCGTCCCCCTGGGCATCTCGATCATGCGCGACGTCCTCCACGAGAACCGGGTCGACAGCGCGGTCGCGCTCATGAGCGCCACCCTCGGCGTCGGCGGCGCGGTCGGCCTCCCCATCAGCGCCCTCGTCGCGGAGAGCACGGATTGGCACTGGTTGTTCTGGATCGCCGCTGCCCTCGGTGCCGTCGTGTTCCTCCTGGTGCTGTGGATCGTCCCGGTGAGCGTGCTCCGCACCGCCGGCCGCTTCGACTACGCGGGTGCCGCAGGACTCGCGGTCGGCCTCATCGGCGTGCTCCTCGCGGTGTCGCGCGGCAACTCGTGGGGGTGGACGTCGCCGCTCACGCTCGGCCTGGCCGCCGGCGGCATCCTGGTCCTGCTCGTGTGGGGCTGGTACGAGCTCCGCATCGACGAGCCGCTCCTCGACCTGCGCGTCGCCGCCCGGCGTCCCGTGCTGCTGACCAACCTCGCGTCGATCGCGATGGGCTTCGCGCTGTTCACCTCGAACGTCTCGCACCCGCAGATCCTCGAGCTCCCGACCGCCACCGGAGTCGGTCTCGGCCTGTCGCTGTTGGCCGCGAGCCTCGTCGTGATGCCGTCGGGTCTGGTGATGATGGTGCTCTCGCCGATCTCGGGCACCCTCGCGCGGACCATCGGCCCGCGCGTCCTCCTGGTCGCCGGCTCGGCGTCGCTCATCGTCGCCTACGGCTTCAGCCTGATGTTCTCGACCGAGGTGTGGCACTTCGTCGTGGCGAACATCCTGATCGGCTTCGGAATCGGGTTCGGCTACGCCGCCATGCCCATGCTCATCATGCGCTCGGTCCCGCCCAGCGAGACGGGCGCCTCGAACGGTCTCAACGCTCTCGCGCGCTCCCTGGGCACGAGCACGTCGGCCGCCGTGGTCGGCGTCGTCCTGGCCACGCTCTCGACCGGCGAGGGCGAGACCCGCGTGCCGACGGCCGAGGCCTTCGACGTCTCGTTCGCGCTCGGTCTCGGGGCGGCTGTCGTCGCGCTCGTCCTGGCGCTGCTCATCCCGACCAGGCCGGCGTCGAGCGAGCGGCATCCGGCTCTTCCGGAGTGA